A window of Synechococcus sp. MEDNS5 contains these coding sequences:
- the metH gene encoding methionine synthase — protein MQAVQSKPSTATSRFLERLHDHSKPVLVFDGATGTSLQQMDLTADDFGGEALEGCNENLVVTRPDAVQAVHRLFLDAGCDVIETDTFGAASVVLAEYGLEDQAFELNRRAAVLAREMADQYSSTTKPRFVAGSMGPTTKLPTLGHIDFDTLRDSFKEQAAGLLAGDVDLFIIETCQDVLQIKAALQGVEAAFQASGQRRPLMVSVTMETTGTMLVGSDIAAVVSILEPFPIDVLGLNCATGPEQMKEHIKYLSEFSPFVVSCIPNAGLPENIGGVAHYRLTPLELKMQLMHFVEDLGVQVIGGCCGTTPAHIKALSEISEELKPAVRDVRTRHLERQQLSYEPAASSIYGATPYFQDNSFLIIGERLNASGSKKVRELLNGEDWDGLVAVARGQVKENAHVLDVNVDYVGRDGEKDMHELVTRVVTNVNLPLMLDSTEWQKMEAGLKVAGGKCILNSTNYEDGDERFFKVLELARRYGAGVVIGTIDEDGMARTAEKKLAIAKRAYRDAVEFGIPAREIFYDPLALPISTGIEEDRRNGAETIAAIRRIRDELPGVHVVLGVSNVSFGLSPAARITLNSVFLHDCCEAGMDAAIVSPAKILPLVKIDADHQQVCRDLINDARRFDGDACIYDPLTKLTTLFEGVSAKDARASGPSLADLPVEERLKQHIIDGERIGLEGALNEGLQTYPPLDIVNTFLLDGMKVVGELFGSGQMQLPFVLQSAETMKAAVAFLEPHMEKSEGKRSAKAKFLIATVKGDVHDIGKNLVDIILTNNGYEVINLGIKQDINAIISAQQKHDADCIAMSGLLVKSTAFMKDNLQAFNDAGIDVPVVLGGAALTPRFVNKDCSDVYNGKVIYGRDAFTDLRFMDAFVDARKQGHWDNIKGFLNGIPEGISLGGDFDSSSEERPNDGTPAPASEAAAAVVVTDERSDVVPEEPPLRPEFLGSKVLQGAEQIPLKEVIAYLDRQALFAGQWQMRKGKDQSRENYEADLKAKAEPILQTWLERSLNEDLLQPAVAYGYFPCGRDGNAVAVFDPDSNRELGRFTLPRQRSGNRYCIADFYRDLSSGHPTDVLPMQAVTMGEKASVFAQKLFEADSYSDYLFFHGLAVQMAEALAEWTHARIRRECGFADPDVMPLRDVLAQRYRGSRYSFGYPACPNVADSRQQLLWLGAERIGLSMDESDQLHPEQSTTALVALHSTARYFSA, from the coding sequence ATGCAGGCAGTTCAGAGCAAACCCAGTACTGCAACCTCCCGTTTTCTTGAGCGTCTTCACGATCATTCCAAGCCTGTTCTGGTGTTTGACGGCGCGACTGGGACATCACTGCAGCAGATGGACCTGACGGCCGACGACTTCGGCGGAGAAGCTCTTGAAGGGTGCAATGAGAACCTCGTCGTCACACGACCAGATGCGGTTCAGGCCGTTCACCGTCTGTTCCTGGACGCGGGATGCGACGTGATCGAGACAGATACTTTCGGAGCCGCCTCGGTGGTCCTCGCCGAATACGGACTAGAGGATCAAGCCTTTGAGCTGAATCGACGTGCAGCCGTGCTGGCGCGTGAGATGGCCGATCAATACAGCAGCACAACCAAGCCCAGGTTCGTGGCTGGTTCGATGGGACCGACTACAAAACTGCCGACATTGGGCCATATCGACTTCGACACACTGCGTGACTCCTTCAAGGAGCAAGCCGCAGGTCTGCTCGCCGGCGATGTGGATCTGTTCATCATTGAGACCTGTCAGGACGTTTTGCAGATCAAAGCGGCCCTGCAGGGGGTCGAAGCGGCCTTCCAGGCCAGCGGTCAACGACGCCCCTTGATGGTGTCGGTGACCATGGAAACCACCGGAACCATGCTGGTTGGTTCCGATATCGCAGCTGTGGTGTCGATTCTCGAGCCCTTTCCCATCGATGTTCTGGGTCTGAACTGCGCCACGGGCCCGGAGCAAATGAAAGAACACATCAAATACCTCTCCGAGTTCTCACCCTTCGTGGTCAGTTGCATCCCTAATGCAGGACTGCCCGAAAACATCGGCGGTGTAGCCCATTACCGGCTCACACCCCTGGAACTGAAGATGCAATTAATGCATTTCGTGGAAGACCTTGGCGTTCAGGTGATTGGTGGTTGCTGCGGCACAACACCGGCTCATATCAAGGCACTGTCTGAAATTTCTGAAGAGCTCAAACCCGCTGTGCGAGATGTGCGCACCCGTCATCTTGAACGTCAGCAACTGAGTTATGAACCTGCGGCGTCATCGATCTATGGCGCAACTCCCTATTTCCAGGACAACTCCTTTCTGATCATCGGTGAGCGCTTGAATGCAAGTGGTTCAAAGAAGGTTCGTGAACTCCTCAACGGAGAAGACTGGGATGGCCTCGTAGCCGTGGCGCGTGGTCAGGTGAAAGAGAACGCTCACGTTCTTGATGTGAATGTGGACTACGTGGGACGGGACGGAGAGAAAGACATGCATGAGTTGGTGACGCGAGTCGTCACCAATGTGAATCTCCCGCTCATGCTCGATTCAACCGAGTGGCAGAAGATGGAAGCTGGCCTGAAGGTGGCCGGTGGAAAATGCATTCTCAACTCAACAAACTACGAAGATGGCGATGAACGCTTCTTTAAGGTTCTCGAGCTGGCTAGACGGTATGGAGCCGGTGTGGTGATCGGCACGATCGATGAAGACGGAATGGCTCGAACTGCTGAAAAGAAGCTTGCAATTGCCAAGCGTGCTTATCGCGATGCCGTTGAGTTTGGAATCCCCGCAAGAGAGATTTTCTACGACCCGCTTGCGCTACCTATTTCAACCGGAATCGAAGAGGATCGTCGCAACGGTGCGGAGACCATTGCTGCCATTCGACGGATTCGTGATGAACTCCCTGGTGTTCATGTTGTTCTCGGTGTTTCCAATGTGAGTTTCGGACTGTCGCCAGCAGCGCGGATCACGCTGAACTCAGTGTTTCTTCATGACTGCTGTGAGGCAGGAATGGACGCCGCCATCGTTTCACCGGCGAAGATTCTTCCCTTGGTCAAAATTGATGCTGATCACCAGCAGGTTTGCCGTGATTTGATCAATGATGCGCGTCGCTTTGATGGCGATGCGTGCATTTATGACCCGCTCACCAAGCTCACGACGTTGTTCGAAGGCGTCAGCGCAAAGGATGCAAGAGCTTCAGGCCCTTCACTTGCTGATCTCCCCGTTGAAGAAAGGCTCAAGCAACACATCATCGACGGAGAGCGGATTGGCCTCGAGGGCGCTCTCAACGAAGGGCTCCAAACCTACCCACCACTCGACATTGTGAATACCTTCTTGCTTGATGGCATGAAGGTGGTGGGAGAGCTATTTGGCTCAGGCCAGATGCAGCTTCCATTTGTGCTGCAGTCTGCAGAGACGATGAAAGCGGCTGTTGCTTTCCTCGAGCCTCATATGGAGAAAAGCGAAGGCAAGCGCAGCGCCAAGGCGAAATTCCTTATCGCCACAGTCAAAGGAGATGTTCATGACATCGGCAAAAATCTTGTTGACATTATTCTTACTAATAATGGCTATGAAGTCATCAATTTAGGGATCAAGCAAGACATAAACGCGATCATTTCAGCCCAACAAAAACATGACGCTGACTGCATCGCAATGAGCGGTCTCCTCGTGAAATCCACTGCTTTCATGAAAGATAATTTGCAGGCCTTCAATGATGCTGGGATTGACGTTCCTGTGGTTTTAGGGGGCGCCGCTCTGACGCCCCGTTTTGTGAATAAAGATTGCAGCGATGTTTATAACGGAAAAGTGATCTACGGGCGTGATGCGTTCACCGATCTGCGTTTCATGGATGCTTTTGTGGACGCTCGTAAGCAGGGGCATTGGGACAACATCAAGGGATTCCTCAACGGCATACCCGAGGGGATCAGCCTCGGCGGGGACTTCGACTCATCATCCGAGGAGAGGCCAAACGATGGGACCCCTGCACCAGCCAGCGAAGCAGCCGCCGCCGTTGTTGTTACAGATGAACGTTCAGATGTCGTTCCTGAAGAACCCCCTCTGCGTCCGGAATTTCTTGGCTCAAAGGTGCTGCAGGGTGCTGAACAGATCCCTCTGAAGGAAGTCATTGCTTATCTCGATCGTCAAGCGCTGTTTGCCGGCCAATGGCAAATGCGTAAAGGAAAGGATCAGTCGAGGGAAAACTACGAAGCAGATCTGAAAGCAAAAGCCGAGCCAATCCTTCAGACCTGGCTGGAGCGATCCCTGAACGAGGATCTGTTGCAACCAGCTGTTGCCTACGGCTACTTCCCGTGCGGACGTGACGGCAATGCCGTTGCTGTGTTTGATCCCGATTCAAACCGTGAGCTTGGGCGCTTTACGCTTCCTCGTCAGCGCAGTGGCAATCGCTATTGCATTGCTGATTTCTATCGCGATCTCTCCAGCGGGCACCCCACTGATGTGTTGCCCATGCAGGCGGTCACCATGGGCGAGAAAGCCTCTGTCTTCGCTCAGAAGCTCTTTGAAGCAGATTCCTACAGCGATTATCTGTTCTTCCACGGACTGGCGGTTCAGATGGCTGAGGCACTGGCTGAGTGGACGCACGCACGGATCCGTCGGGAATGTGGGTTCGCGGATCCCGACGTCATGCCTCTCAGGGATGTGTTGGCGCAGCGCTACCGCGGCAGCCGCTATTCCTTCGGTTATCCCGCCTGCCCCAATGTGGCTGATTCTCGCCAGCAACTGCTCTGGCTCGGTGCTGAACGAATTGGACTGAGCATGGACGAGAGCGATCAACTCCATCCCGAACAGAGCACAACGGCTCTTGTTGCTCTCCATAGCACCGCCAGGTATTTCAGCGCCTGA
- a CDS encoding DUF3370 domain-containing protein, whose translation MAGQRARPLNGTFNNVPVLHSNQPEIVKGPGILVNTAPGQAIAAETNQPLKNATYTFNGEFGVHMHHKYYPQDSSKLGGRRARGLLTVAAIAINPGSTPVTLRFEQGSVKNSFEAPYQANRLMGVKPLGRRPWNTGPGDATAVQILRRELDRRLPETVVIPPNSKKVIVSSVLPARGIMNGLLRGNSDGPFQMAVIAAEETKDDNELIAVLNKGRLAPGRIYLNRVREIQAGTIFSRVAGVALGDEYKASIRHDLDQGPLHVPFTSTRKHHFGTREIQVNQLTTKMVDSAVNNVGTYGVRFDVEMNLSGEGPHDLVLSHPVASGRPAFTAFRGSIGIKTDEGYQEVHVGMRSGQSLSIAKLNLKGSSPNKVTVSVVYPADATPGHLLSVVPDTQLAMLRQREEMLEAARKAQAAAKARKVRPATPPPAVTAKPKPTTTNPAPKPATKQNTPKPNTFTPPPPPPVIVAPRGGLNPMSPAMIMPQRVNSSLEQRYREAIKAQQEWLRRLQGR comes from the coding sequence ATGGCGGGTCAACGAGCCAGGCCTTTGAATGGCACATTTAATAATGTGCCGGTCCTGCATTCCAATCAGCCGGAGATTGTTAAGGGCCCAGGAATTCTAGTCAACACAGCACCTGGACAAGCCATTGCAGCAGAAACAAACCAACCTTTAAAGAACGCTACTTATACCTTCAATGGTGAGTTCGGTGTACACATGCACCATAAGTATTACCCGCAAGATTCCAGCAAATTGGGAGGACGGAGGGCCAGAGGCCTTTTGACTGTGGCTGCGATCGCTATTAACCCAGGATCAACACCGGTCACACTGCGATTTGAGCAGGGTTCAGTGAAAAATAGCTTTGAAGCGCCCTATCAAGCCAATCGCCTGATGGGTGTGAAGCCCCTCGGTCGAAGGCCCTGGAACACAGGACCAGGCGATGCGACTGCCGTACAAATTCTTCGAAGAGAGCTCGATCGCCGTCTTCCCGAGACAGTGGTCATTCCACCAAATAGTAAAAAAGTGATCGTGAGCAGCGTTCTTCCTGCACGCGGAATCATGAATGGGCTGCTCCGTGGAAATAGCGATGGACCATTTCAGATGGCAGTGATCGCTGCCGAAGAAACAAAAGACGACAATGAATTGATTGCTGTACTCAACAAAGGTCGCCTCGCTCCTGGCCGAATCTATCTCAATCGAGTGAGAGAGATTCAAGCGGGAACAATCTTTTCTCGTGTTGCTGGCGTCGCTTTAGGTGATGAATACAAGGCTTCAATAAGGCACGATCTTGATCAGGGTCCTTTGCACGTGCCGTTCACAAGTACGCGAAAGCATCATTTTGGAACTCGTGAAATTCAAGTCAACCAATTAACGACCAAGATGGTCGATTCAGCTGTCAATAACGTTGGCACCTACGGCGTTCGTTTTGATGTAGAAATGAATCTTTCCGGAGAGGGTCCGCATGACCTTGTCCTGAGTCATCCAGTCGCTTCTGGTCGTCCAGCATTCACTGCCTTTCGAGGTTCGATTGGTATCAAGACAGACGAGGGATATCAGGAGGTTCATGTTGGTATGCGCTCTGGGCAGAGTCTTTCCATTGCCAAACTCAATCTCAAAGGAAGCTCTCCCAACAAGGTCACGGTGAGTGTTGTGTATCCAGCGGATGCCACCCCAGGTCACCTGCTGAGCGTGGTTCCTGACACCCAGCTCGCCATGCTCAGGCAACGGGAAGAAATGCTGGAGGCAGCACGCAAGGCTCAAGCCGCTGCCAAAGCACGCAAAGTTCGTCCTGCCACTCCCCCTCCGGCAGTCACTGCCAAACCGAAACCAACAACCACAAATCCAGCACCAAAACCCGCCACAAAGCAAAACACTCCGAAGCCCAACACGTTTACGCCGCCGCCGCCACCGCCGGTCATCGTGGCACCACGTGGTGGACTCAATCCGATGTCTCCGGCGATGATCATGCCCCAACGGGTGAACAGCTCACTGGAACAGCGTTATCGCGAGGCGATCAAAGCCCAGCAAGAATGGCTACGACGTCTCCAAGGTCGATAG
- a CDS encoding branched-chain amino acid transaminase, whose product MHQFLPYAWFQGRCVPFEEAKVSVATHALHYGTGAFGGMRAIPDPSKPGGMLLFRAERHARRLSQSARLLLSELSEATVMDALVTMLRANRPAIPIYLRPFVYTSDLGIAPRLHNIETDFLIYGLELGDYLSPEGVSCRISSWTRQEDRSLPLRGKISGAYITSSLAKTEAVSSGFDEALLMNTRGKVSEASGMNLFIVRDGDLITPGVDQDILEGITRASVIELAKSMGLNVIERPVDKTELFIADEVFLTGTAAKITPIRQLESTVLSHQRPVMDALRQRLIAITEGRDEEFRHWVTRIELDR is encoded by the coding sequence ATGCATCAGTTCCTTCCCTACGCCTGGTTCCAGGGACGCTGCGTTCCGTTCGAGGAAGCCAAGGTTTCAGTAGCGACCCATGCTCTGCATTACGGGACGGGAGCCTTCGGCGGGATGCGCGCGATCCCAGATCCTTCAAAGCCCGGAGGCATGCTGTTGTTTCGAGCAGAACGTCATGCACGACGTCTCTCTCAAAGCGCCCGACTCCTGCTTTCGGAACTCAGTGAGGCCACAGTGATGGATGCACTGGTGACGATGTTGAGAGCCAATCGCCCAGCAATACCGATCTATCTCAGACCATTCGTGTATACCAGCGATCTCGGGATCGCACCCAGGCTTCACAACATCGAGACCGATTTCCTGATTTATGGGCTGGAACTCGGCGACTATCTGTCACCGGAGGGGGTGAGCTGCAGGATCAGCAGCTGGACACGGCAGGAAGACCGGTCCCTGCCGCTGCGAGGGAAGATCAGCGGGGCTTACATCACCAGCTCACTCGCGAAGACGGAGGCCGTGAGCAGCGGCTTCGACGAAGCACTGCTGATGAACACCCGTGGCAAGGTGAGTGAAGCCAGCGGCATGAATCTGTTCATCGTCAGGGACGGCGATCTGATCACGCCTGGAGTGGATCAGGACATCCTTGAGGGGATCACCCGTGCCAGCGTGATCGAACTGGCGAAGTCGATGGGACTGAACGTGATCGAGCGCCCGGTCGACAAGACAGAACTTTTCATTGCTGATGAAGTGTTCCTGACGGGAACGGCTGCCAAGATCACGCCGATCCGTCAGCTGGAATCAACGGTCCTCTCCCATCAACGTCCTGTGATGGATGCCTTGCGTCAACGCCTGATCGCGATCACCGAGGGTCGGGACGAGGAGTTCCGTCACTGGGTGACACGCATCGAGCTCGATCGCTGA
- a CDS encoding DUF4922 domain-containing protein, translated as MGNEHFWTAALNQSSQALEHGALIPLTTSRLPCPGPGGEQFELRQLNARLPRHHRPEGPKPNPFSPWDPELEIDSIGGDHVLILNKYPVQTGHLLLITRQWASQVHWLTHTDWNALVRVDRDTSGLWFFNSGPKAGASQPHRHLQLLRRQSGEKTCPRESWFLHILEGGNTVETAVSRDPLIGSCAVVQRPNLSDPEQESRALHDLYRSLAMTLALGDADAEQPPRAPYNLLLTPKWMALIRRKKERASGFSLNALGFAGYLLATQNSDLGWLEHNGGERLLQEVVSRISDATDDSES; from the coding sequence ATGGGGAATGAACATTTCTGGACAGCAGCGCTAAACCAATCCAGCCAGGCGCTTGAGCATGGAGCGCTGATCCCTCTGACGACCTCCCGGTTGCCGTGTCCAGGGCCGGGCGGCGAACAATTCGAACTGCGTCAACTCAATGCCCGGCTACCCAGACACCATCGGCCGGAGGGACCTAAGCCGAATCCCTTCAGTCCCTGGGATCCAGAACTCGAAATCGATTCGATCGGGGGCGACCATGTGCTGATTCTCAACAAATACCCCGTTCAGACAGGCCACTTGCTCCTGATCACCAGGCAATGGGCGTCGCAGGTTCACTGGCTTACCCACACAGACTGGAACGCACTGGTGCGGGTTGACCGCGACACCAGTGGATTGTGGTTCTTCAACAGTGGGCCTAAGGCTGGAGCGAGCCAACCGCACCGACATCTGCAGTTGCTGCGACGCCAGAGCGGTGAAAAGACGTGCCCTCGCGAAAGCTGGTTTCTCCACATCCTCGAAGGAGGCAACACAGTCGAGACGGCCGTGAGTCGCGATCCACTGATCGGCAGTTGCGCCGTAGTGCAGCGTCCCAACCTCTCCGACCCAGAGCAGGAGTCCCGCGCTTTGCACGATCTGTATCGCTCCCTCGCGATGACGCTGGCCCTTGGCGATGCTGATGCGGAGCAACCTCCTCGGGCTCCTTACAACCTTCTGCTCACTCCAAAGTGGATGGCCTTGATCCGGCGCAAAAAGGAGCGAGCTTCAGGATTCAGCCTCAACGCCCTTGGTTTCGCCGGGTATCTTCTCGCCACTCAGAACTCAGATCTTGGCTGGTTGGAGCACAACGGAGGTGAACGGCTACTCCAGGAGGTTGTAAGCCGAATCAGTGATGCCACGGATGACAGTGAGTCCTGA
- a CDS encoding DUF2237 family protein gives MTSLSNAQIIDPRTDLNVLGSALELCSCEPLTGWFRDGHCKSDPSDHGQHTVCCVMTESFLSYSKAQGNDLSTPMPAYGFPGLQPGDHWCVCAPRWKQAMEDGMAPPVRLEATEQASLAVIPLEILREHAHQGIR, from the coding sequence ATGACCAGCTTGAGCAATGCTCAAATCATAGATCCGAGAACGGATCTCAACGTTCTGGGCTCTGCGCTTGAGCTCTGCAGCTGTGAACCTTTAACGGGATGGTTCCGCGATGGTCATTGCAAGAGCGATCCTTCAGATCACGGACAGCACACCGTGTGTTGTGTGATGACCGAAAGCTTTCTCAGTTACAGCAAAGCGCAGGGCAATGATCTGAGCACTCCGATGCCCGCGTATGGGTTTCCCGGGCTTCAACCTGGTGATCACTGGTGCGTTTGCGCACCACGCTGGAAACAGGCCATGGAGGACGGGATGGCACCCCCCGTTCGCCTGGAAGCGACCGAACAGGCCTCTCTGGCAGTGATCCCTCTTGAGATACTGCGTGAACACGCTCACCAGGGGATCCGCTGA
- a CDS encoding DUF4090 family protein produces MDLSGPDAIDKAIDAGVDLDGSPLPDAMLALYREVMNLEGQRKRSGVRKSMRNRVVRTGAKHFDQDTLNERLLQAGWEGLKAKEIAFFFG; encoded by the coding sequence ATGGATCTCAGCGGGCCTGACGCCATCGACAAAGCCATTGATGCAGGGGTTGATCTCGATGGATCACCCCTGCCTGATGCAATGCTTGCCCTTTATCGAGAAGTAATGAATCTCGAAGGCCAGCGCAAGCGCAGCGGTGTTCGGAAGTCGATGCGCAATCGCGTTGTTCGGACAGGTGCCAAGCACTTCGACCAGGACACGCTCAACGAGCGCTTGCTCCAAGCGGGCTGGGAGGGTCTGAAGGCCAAGGAGATTGCCTTCTTCTTCGGCTGA
- a CDS encoding SDR family NAD(P)-dependent oxidoreductase, with product MPESSQERWLGRALIVGGGGIGEVLASQLADRCPQLTVTLCRRNPKEASDWPLDLENFESLSRLTQTLSNDHYPLRLVFNATGRLHGPSLQPEKRLQHVQSDQLVESFKINAAGPLLLARAVEPALRRDEPFHFASLSARVGSIGDNRSGGWYAYRAAKAAQNMMLRTLSVEWARRFPAATVTMLHPGTTDTPLSQPFQSFVPPEKLFSPGRAAGHLLDVLLQQTPEQTGAFLAWDGQRIPW from the coding sequence ATGCCTGAATCAAGCCAGGAACGGTGGTTGGGCCGTGCTCTGATTGTGGGTGGCGGTGGCATCGGTGAAGTGCTGGCGTCCCAGCTGGCCGATCGCTGCCCCCAGCTCACGGTCACGCTCTGTCGCCGGAACCCGAAAGAAGCATCCGACTGGCCTCTTGATCTGGAGAATTTCGAGAGCCTCTCCAGGCTCACTCAAACGCTCTCCAATGACCACTACCCCCTGCGACTGGTTTTCAACGCCACTGGTCGCCTGCACGGTCCCTCTCTGCAGCCCGAGAAACGACTTCAGCATGTCCAGTCAGACCAACTGGTCGAATCCTTCAAAATCAACGCGGCCGGACCCCTGCTGCTGGCTAGAGCCGTAGAGCCGGCGCTACGTCGCGATGAACCCTTTCATTTCGCAAGTCTCAGTGCCAGGGTCGGAAGCATTGGCGACAACCGCAGTGGCGGCTGGTACGCGTATCGCGCCGCCAAGGCTGCCCAAAACATGATGCTGCGCACGCTCAGCGTGGAGTGGGCTCGTCGCTTTCCCGCAGCCACAGTGACAATGCTTCATCCGGGTACGACCGATACTCCTTTGTCGCAACCCTTTCAGAGCTTCGTGCCACCAGAGAAGCTGTTCAGCCCAGGTCGAGCAGCTGGTCACCTGCTCGATGTCCTGCTTCAGCAGACGCCCGAGCAAACAGGTGCGTTTCTGGCCTGGGATGGTCAGCGGATCCCCTGGTGA
- a CDS encoding sigma-70 family RNA polymerase sigma factor — translation MKKQTIQRNQRVKEHLQLVIPIARHYARRCGIDADDLKQVGLMGLLRAAENFNAERCTPFKAFAKPHIRGAILHYLRDDASVVRCPRRLQESTGNTDPGKHRSGAVLRRVYCCDETLADSRHETTQEIEQLERSRLIQDTLNALGGPERSAIQDVVLDGRSLRAAGRMAGVSAMTMQRRVKRGLEQLRLKLEPQLWAD, via the coding sequence ATGAAGAAGCAAACAATCCAACGCAACCAGAGGGTGAAAGAGCATTTGCAGCTCGTTATTCCAATTGCAAGGCACTACGCCAGACGTTGCGGAATCGACGCCGATGACTTGAAACAGGTGGGTCTCATGGGCCTGCTTCGAGCGGCGGAGAACTTCAACGCAGAACGCTGCACACCATTCAAGGCATTCGCCAAACCGCATATCCGCGGCGCCATCCTCCATTATCTGAGAGACGACGCATCGGTCGTGCGCTGTCCAAGACGGTTGCAGGAAAGCACAGGCAACACAGATCCAGGAAAGCATCGGTCTGGAGCCGTGCTTCGAAGGGTGTACTGCTGCGATGAGACCCTTGCGGACTCTCGGCACGAGACCACCCAAGAAATCGAGCAGCTGGAGCGCTCAAGACTGATTCAAGACACCCTGAATGCGTTGGGTGGCCCTGAACGATCAGCCATCCAGGACGTTGTCCTCGACGGCCGCAGCCTCAGAGCCGCAGGGAGAATGGCCGGGGTCAGTGCCATGACCATGCAACGACGCGTGAAGCGAGGCTTAGAGCAGCTCCGTTTGAAGCTCGAACCTCAGCTCTGGGCAGACTGA
- a CDS encoding SpoIID/LytB domain-containing protein, giving the protein MKFTPSLSLLLTTFTSVVALGLWWGYGGRSSQPDPTASEILLQTLLDGSDEKGSSPVTAQGRADEPPTPSAVTVPAIPEAGRSADPQLKVALLSQSPPRSISLLNGARCRRSSGEVISKGTLMDLLAVQGKGLISCGSERGRVVVNDRAYEGTIHLLNRGKGWTAINQINLERYVASVVGAEMPSHWNGEALKAQAVAARSYALVHVIRPATDDWNLGDTTRWQAYAGLMSNTASTREAASATSGIVLSFQGGLVESLYAATREISTEAHGHLGASMSQHGAQKLAEEGLRFNEILGRYYVGASLARIRTDGE; this is encoded by the coding sequence ATGAAATTCACTCCCTCACTGTCACTGCTGTTGACCACCTTCACCAGTGTTGTTGCACTAGGTCTTTGGTGGGGATACGGAGGCCGCTCTTCACAACCAGACCCAACAGCCTCCGAAATCCTCTTGCAAACATTGCTTGATGGTTCGGATGAGAAAGGATCCTCACCCGTCACCGCTCAGGGGAGAGCTGATGAGCCTCCAACACCCAGCGCTGTCACTGTTCCGGCAATTCCTGAAGCTGGTCGATCAGCTGATCCTCAGCTGAAGGTTGCACTCCTGAGTCAGTCGCCGCCCCGCAGCATCTCGCTTCTAAACGGTGCCCGTTGCCGTCGTTCTTCTGGAGAGGTGATCTCAAAAGGGACGCTGATGGATCTTTTGGCCGTTCAGGGGAAGGGACTGATCAGTTGTGGCAGCGAACGTGGACGTGTGGTGGTGAATGACAGGGCTTACGAAGGAACCATCCATCTTTTAAACAGAGGCAAGGGCTGGACCGCTATTAATCAGATCAACCTCGAGCGCTACGTGGCCTCCGTTGTCGGAGCTGAAATGCCTTCGCACTGGAACGGGGAAGCACTGAAAGCGCAAGCTGTGGCTGCACGTTCTTATGCCCTCGTGCATGTGATTCGTCCAGCGACGGATGACTGGAATCTTGGCGACACAACGCGATGGCAGGCTTACGCCGGCCTGATGAGCAACACCGCGTCGACCCGTGAAGCTGCCTCCGCCACCAGTGGCATCGTCCTCAGTTTTCAGGGAGGGCTGGTGGAATCACTGTATGCAGCAACCCGGGAAATCTCGACGGAAGCCCACGGTCATCTAGGTGCCAGCATGAGCCAGCATGGAGCTCAGAAACTGGCCGAGGAGGGTTTGCGCTTCAACGAAATCCTCGGCAGGTACTACGTCGGAGCATCTCTGGCGAGGATCAGAACCGATGGGGAATGA